Within Eggerthella sp. YY7918, the genomic segment CAGCATTGGCAATCCCAGCGTGCCCGCGCCCGATGCCGTGAAGCAAGCGGCGCTTGAGCTGCTGGAACAGCCGGCTGTGTCGCTGCACGGATATTCGCCGGCAAGTGGTGTGCCCGAGGTGCGCGCGACCATTGCCGACAGCATCCGTCGTCGTCATGGCATTGAGGCTTCGCCGGAGAACATCTATATGACCGTGGGCGCGGCGGCATCCATCGCCATTTCCGTATCGGCCGTCACCGATCCGGGCGACGAAGTGATCGTCATTTCGCCGTACTTTCCCGAGTACAAGGTGTGGATTGAAACGGCGGGTTGCACCTGCGTCGAGGTGCCTGCGCATGTGCCTGATTTCCAACTGGACATTGATGCGCTGGCTGCGGCTATTGGGCCCAAGACGAGCGCCGTTATTATCAACTCGCCGAACAACCCGGTGGGTGCGGTGTACTCGCGCGAGAACTTGGAAGCGCTCGCCGCGCTACTGACCGCGAAAGAAGCTGAGCTGGGCCGCGAGTTGTACCTGATCAGCGACGAACCCTATCGAGAGATTGTGTACGACGGCATCGAGGTTCCCTACGTGCCGTGCGTGTATCCGCGCACGCTTGTGTGCTATTCGTATTCGAAGTCGCTTTCGCTTCCCGGCGAGCGCATTGGGTATGTGTACGTGTCCGACCTCATGGACAACGCCGCCCAGGTGGTGGCCGCCGTGGCCGGTGCAGGCCGCGCGCTTGGCTACATCTGCGCGCCGGTGCTCTTCCAGCGCGTGATCGCCGCCTGCGTGGACGAGCCGAGCGACGTGGCGTCCTACGCGGCCAACCGCAAGCTGCTCACTGAAGGCCTTGCCGCTCTCGGATATGAATTCGTGGAGCCGCAGGGTGCGTTCTACTTATGGGTGCGTGCGCTTGAGGACGACGCTCAAGCGTTTAGCGACCGCGCGAAGGCTCACGAGCTGCTGCTGGTCCCCTCCGACAGCTTCGGCGTAGGCGGCTGGGTTCGTGTCAGCTACTGCATAGCCCGCGAAACTATCGAACGCTCCATGCCCGCCTTCAAAGCCCTCATGGAGGAGTACCAAGGGTAAGTAGATCACGCCAAAAGGGAGTGGAAGCAATCAAGCGCTTCCACTCCCTTTTTTATGAGTACAGCCTTTGAATATCTCAAGATTATCTGCGTATCATTACACTTGCTTTACCATGATTCAAACGGCGGTCTCGGAGTCCAAGGTTTTTCTTTTTCCTTAAAACACCAGACAAAATAATCTTTGTGTAGGTCTTCATAAGTTAACAATTCAGGCGTAACTTTGGTATTGTAAAAATCAGGATATATCTCAA encodes:
- a CDS encoding pyridoxal phosphate-dependent aminotransferase, which translates into the protein MVNERMFGLGAEPSAIRELFAYGMARKAEIGEENVFDFSIGNPSVPAPDAVKQAALELLEQPAVSLHGYSPASGVPEVRATIADSIRRRHGIEASPENIYMTVGAAASIAISVSAVTDPGDEVIVISPYFPEYKVWIETAGCTCVEVPAHVPDFQLDIDALAAAIGPKTSAVIINSPNNPVGAVYSRENLEALAALLTAKEAELGRELYLISDEPYREIVYDGIEVPYVPCVYPRTLVCYSYSKSLSLPGERIGYVYVSDLMDNAAQVVAAVAGAGRALGYICAPVLFQRVIAACVDEPSDVASYAANRKLLTEGLAALGYEFVEPQGAFYLWVRALEDDAQAFSDRAKAHELLLVPSDSFGVGGWVRVSYCIARETIERSMPAFKALMEEYQG